A window of the Butyricimonas virosa genome harbors these coding sequences:
- a CDS encoding TonB-dependent receptor has product MKLTFIMIMGFTLASFAEGRAQTERINFKIDRIPAEMVIQQLKELTHYRFLYNHEEIKQLPTKQIELKEATIEEVLQVFLAGSKLNYTIEDDVIIISPKLKKQPSQQVKAIRITGKVRDEQKQSLPGVTIQVKGTEFGAATDMNGTYTLSIPNNIGQNFTLVFSFVGMQTQEIAYTGKDTIDVVLRENVKAVDEVVVVGYGTTKQKDFTGSVSSVKTREIRDVPFISVDDALAGKASGVSVVKADGSPGGAVRIRIRGGASLLGTNDPLYVIDGIPTVVSDNYINGQSDITNPLEAANYGDDFNNSVEGAFSRGLNNLSGLNIADIESIDILKDASATAIYGSKAANGVVIITTKKGRKDTKPQLNLNYYIGFTNPIKEKVLNAEQYKSALKDAAQRFLTAREDAGKPMTGSQVEQAQRIINDPAFFGNADTDWLDLVLRTGTSQNVDVSVAGGGANSRYYTSLSYTGQDGTLIGTDFMRISGKISLDTDVSNYFRLYTNLNFGYTKNNITNGIYGQALTAPPTFSPYNEDGTYAALGDLNNDYRGYQNPLAVAAGTNRAKTYSFMGSVAGEVTFLKDFKFKSTVSINYNNYNQLNYVPSFVEVGGFYGREDSQGGMGTQAQSTVIDVFFENTLTYDKEFNENHRLNVLAGTSWEDHRKDYFSASGRGYPDDDYLNNLSSASIAANVKGSNPESRTSLLSFYVRANYVWKDRYLFTFTGRADASSKFAPDNQYGFFPSGAIAWRISEENFLNMVEWIDEIKVRASMGKTGTQSIGDHMWRTLYSPVSYGDKNALIPTQLGNDKIKWESTVQKDLGLDFSFMRGRLGGTFGYYHKVTDGTLLNMTPAPSSSYSTVVFNIAKIRNQGLEFDIHGDFIRKKDFRWTGNLNISRNVSKVLDINGGPFSDPNDRDAMNLGTSVVKEGEPLGLLYGRVATGIIKTQAQLEAAREEFSLWTIFDPYLNLGDIAYEYEDGFWKEDVIGHATPDFFGGYTNTINWNRFTLTALFTFSYGNDLIYQKDVSDSGMSSLANRGTRVLNHYSEDNTSSNRPRSMWATTYMLSSLNVYDASYLKLKTLSLSYNLPESICRKVRIKSASVYGTATNVFTITSYPGPDPEVSDDPTSVIGGGRDVSTYPTVKSYTFGIRINF; this is encoded by the coding sequence ATGAAGCTAACATTTATCATGATCATGGGATTCACTCTTGCATCATTTGCAGAAGGAAGAGCCCAAACGGAAAGGATTAATTTTAAAATTGACCGGATTCCAGCAGAAATGGTGATCCAACAATTAAAAGAACTCACCCATTACCGGTTTCTTTACAATCACGAAGAGATCAAGCAATTACCGACAAAACAGATTGAATTGAAGGAAGCCACGATCGAAGAAGTCCTGCAAGTCTTTCTAGCCGGATCGAAACTGAATTACACGATTGAAGACGATGTGATTATCATCTCTCCCAAATTAAAAAAACAACCGTCGCAACAAGTGAAAGCGATTCGAATCACTGGTAAAGTGCGGGACGAACAAAAACAAAGCCTACCCGGGGTGACCATCCAAGTAAAAGGTACAGAATTCGGTGCTGCCACTGACATGAATGGCACATACACACTCTCTATCCCGAACAATATCGGTCAAAACTTTACACTTGTATTCTCGTTCGTCGGGATGCAGACACAAGAAATTGCTTACACGGGTAAAGATACCATCGACGTGGTTTTACGGGAAAATGTGAAAGCAGTTGACGAGGTAGTTGTCGTGGGATATGGAACCACCAAACAGAAAGACTTCACGGGATCTGTTTCATCCGTAAAAACAAGAGAAATCAGGGATGTACCGTTCATCAGCGTGGACGACGCGTTGGCCGGAAAAGCATCAGGTGTTTCCGTGGTAAAGGCAGACGGTTCCCCCGGTGGTGCAGTTCGTATCCGTATCCGCGGTGGTGCATCGTTGTTGGGAACGAATGACCCACTATACGTGATTGACGGAATTCCAACCGTGGTTTCAGACAATTACATCAACGGACAATCGGATATTACCAACCCGTTGGAGGCTGCCAACTACGGGGATGACTTCAACAATAGCGTGGAAGGAGCCTTCTCTCGCGGTTTGAATAATCTATCGGGTTTGAATATAGCGGATATCGAAAGCATCGACATCTTAAAGGATGCATCAGCAACGGCTATTTACGGGTCGAAAGCCGCCAATGGAGTCGTGATCATCACCACCAAAAAAGGACGAAAAGACACGAAACCTCAATTAAATCTAAATTACTATATTGGCTTTACGAACCCGATCAAAGAAAAAGTCTTGAATGCAGAGCAATATAAATCAGCACTGAAGGACGCGGCCCAAAGATTCCTTACGGCACGAGAAGATGCAGGTAAACCGATGACGGGTAGCCAGGTTGAGCAAGCGCAACGCATCATAAACGATCCGGCTTTCTTTGGAAATGCAGACACGGATTGGCTTGATTTGGTTTTACGTACAGGAACTTCTCAGAACGTAGACGTTTCAGTTGCCGGAGGTGGAGCTAATTCAAGGTACTATACCTCTCTCTCGTATACCGGACAAGACGGAACTTTGATCGGAACCGACTTCATGAGAATTTCCGGAAAAATCAGTTTGGATACCGATGTTTCGAATTACTTCAGATTATATACCAATTTAAATTTCGGGTACACGAAAAACAATATCACTAACGGTATATACGGTCAAGCACTTACCGCACCTCCAACTTTCTCCCCGTATAATGAAGACGGAACTTATGCCGCCCTCGGCGACTTGAACAATGACTACCGGGGATATCAAAACCCATTGGCCGTAGCAGCCGGAACAAACCGGGCAAAAACGTATTCTTTCATGGGTTCCGTGGCCGGAGAAGTCACCTTTTTGAAAGATTTCAAATTCAAGAGTACCGTTTCAATCAATTATAATAATTATAACCAGTTAAATTACGTTCCGAGTTTTGTTGAAGTCGGAGGATTCTATGGACGGGAGGATTCTCAAGGAGGAATGGGTACACAGGCACAATCAACTGTAATTGACGTTTTCTTCGAGAACACGTTAACCTACGACAAAGAGTTCAACGAAAACCACAGATTGAACGTGCTGGCGGGAACTTCATGGGAAGATCACCGGAAAGACTACTTCTCGGCAAGTGGACGCGGTTATCCGGACGATGATTACCTGAACAATTTAAGTTCCGCATCCATCGCGGCTAATGTAAAAGGTTCTAATCCGGAAAGTCGGACTTCATTACTGTCATTCTATGTTAGAGCTAACTACGTGTGGAAAGATCGTTATCTATTCACCTTCACGGGACGTGCCGATGCCTCTTCAAAATTTGCACCGGACAATCAATACGGGTTCTTCCCTTCCGGGGCTATCGCTTGGAGAATTTCGGAAGAGAACTTCTTGAACATGGTTGAATGGATTGACGAAATCAAAGTTCGAGCCAGTATGGGAAAAACCGGAACACAAAGTATTGGAGACCATATGTGGCGCACACTTTACAGCCCGGTATCCTACGGAGACAAGAACGCGTTGATTCCTACCCAACTCGGAAACGACAAAATCAAATGGGAATCTACCGTACAAAAAGACCTTGGTTTAGACTTTTCTTTCATGCGCGGGCGTTTAGGAGGTACTTTCGGATATTACCACAAGGTTACTGACGGAACTTTACTTAACATGACTCCGGCTCCGAGTAGTTCTTATTCAACCGTCGTTTTCAATATTGCCAAAATACGAAATCAAGGATTAGAGTTCGACATACATGGTGACTTTATTCGTAAAAAAGATTTCCGCTGGACAGGAAATTTAAATATTTCTCGCAATGTATCGAAAGTTTTGGATATAAACGGTGGTCCGTTCTCCGACCCGAATGATCGCGATGCAATGAATTTAGGTACAAGTGTTGTAAAAGAGGGGGAACCTTTAGGATTACTATACGGAAGAGTAGCCACGGGAATTATAAAAACACAAGCACAACTGGAGGCAGCAAGAGAAGAATTCTCCTTATGGACAATTTTTGACCCCTATTTAAATCTAGGAGACATCGCTTACGAATACGAGGATGGTTTTTGGAAAGAAGATGTTATAGGTCACGCCACACCGGATTTCTTCGGCGGGTACACGAACACGATCAACTGGAACCGATTCACGCTGACTGCTTTATTTACGTTTTCATACGGTAACGATCTTATCTACCAAAAAGATGTCAGCGACTCCGGTATGTCAAGCTTAGCTAACAGAGGTACACGCGTGTTAAATCATTATAGTGAAGACAACACCTCGTCTAATCGCCCAAGAAGTATGTGGGCAACCACTTATATGCTAAGTAGTCTTAACGTATATGATGCCTCTTACTTAAAGCTGAAAACTCTATCATTAAGCTATAATCTACCGGAAAGCATTTGTCGGAAGGTTCGGATTAAATCCGCATCCGTATATGGAACGGCAACCAATGTGTTCACAATCACCTCCTATCCCGGACCGGACCCGGAAGTCAGTGACGATCCGACCAGTGTTATCGGAGGAGGACGGGATGTCAGCACCTATCCTACGGTGAAATCATACACCTTTGGAATAAGAATTAATTTCTAA
- a CDS encoding FecR family protein: MRTQIEETIKQAIRIGNYLTGKSNEEENPASLPGKDEDPSNEKVVREVLSKQNVENSLEQYKRLNTGLERDWKKWQASRKHRVRIIRYRIAGIAASIMLLFAAGAYWLYPEQKAIVPSPPAQIQAGGFKATLYTGDKKVIEIKENMQAVLSQDSSVIVNRNELKHTETSGRPIINKLVVPKGGEFAIVLADGTKIWLNADTRLKYPTFFTGDKREVELEGEAYFEVQHDDKMPFIVKTSKSAIRVYGTSFNVKAYPDDSFQKTTLEEGSIGLQVNDKEFKLVPNQQAVLNTANEVNVIKIKARQQSAWRHGRFLFDNENLEDIMAQLARWYDVNIFFVGPKVKNLHFSGEIDRYENIEKVLHMIGLTTNISFSINGKTITITPE; this comes from the coding sequence ATGAGGACACAAATTGAAGAAACGATAAAACAAGCCATCCGAATCGGGAATTACCTCACGGGGAAAAGCAACGAAGAGGAAAACCCGGCTTCATTACCCGGGAAAGATGAAGACCCAAGCAACGAGAAAGTCGTGCGGGAAGTTTTATCAAAGCAAAATGTGGAAAACAGCCTGGAACAATACAAGCGTCTGAATACCGGATTAGAACGGGATTGGAAAAAATGGCAAGCCTCCCGGAAACACCGGGTTCGAATCATTCGCTACCGAATTGCGGGTATTGCCGCCTCCATCATGCTATTATTCGCCGCTGGCGCCTACTGGCTCTATCCCGAGCAGAAAGCGATAGTTCCCTCTCCCCCTGCGCAAATCCAAGCAGGAGGCTTTAAAGCAACCTTGTATACTGGGGATAAAAAGGTAATCGAAATCAAGGAAAACATGCAAGCCGTGTTATCACAAGACTCTTCCGTGATCGTAAATCGTAATGAATTAAAACATACCGAAACTTCTGGAAGGCCGATAATCAACAAGCTTGTCGTACCCAAAGGCGGAGAATTTGCTATCGTACTGGCTGATGGGACCAAAATCTGGCTGAACGCGGATACCCGTTTAAAATACCCGACCTTTTTCACCGGAGACAAGCGGGAGGTCGAACTGGAAGGAGAAGCCTATTTCGAAGTACAACACGACGACAAGATGCCTTTCATCGTGAAAACATCCAAATCGGCTATTCGGGTCTACGGAACCTCCTTTAATGTGAAAGCCTACCCGGACGATTCATTCCAAAAAACGACGCTTGAAGAAGGCTCGATCGGGTTACAGGTAAACGACAAAGAATTCAAGTTGGTTCCCAATCAACAAGCCGTGTTAAATACCGCAAACGAAGTAAACGTTATAAAAATAAAAGCCCGCCAACAAAGTGCATGGCGTCACGGACGATTTCTTTTCGACAACGAAAACCTAGAAGATATCATGGCCCAACTGGCTCGCTGGTATGATGTAAACATTTTCTTCGTTGGGCCAAAAGTCAAGAACTTGCATTTCAGCGGCGAAATAGACCGCTACGAAAATATAGAGAAAGTATTACACATGATAGGATTAACGACAAATATATCTTTCTCGATCAACGGAAAAACAATCACGATAACACCAGAATAG
- a CDS encoding RNA polymerase sigma factor yields MNNRDQVLVEELKNGKEKTLKIFYEEYFALFVSFANSLLPSEEECKDVVHDVFLKYWDCKEDFNNLIAIRAFFYKSIRNTCLNLIRHQQVHQKYLTENLQYLESDDFMHETIMKKEIFHIIHNEIKYLTAMEQKVLLLALDEKSNEEIAQELGIAVSTVKSHKAKSYAELREKLKYLKTLLILVS; encoded by the coding sequence ATGAACAATCGTGATCAAGTCTTGGTAGAAGAGTTAAAAAACGGAAAAGAAAAGACGCTGAAAATCTTTTACGAGGAATATTTCGCCCTATTTGTTTCCTTTGCCAACAGCCTACTTCCCTCGGAAGAGGAATGCAAAGACGTGGTTCACGATGTCTTTCTGAAATACTGGGATTGTAAAGAGGATTTCAATAATCTAATTGCGATAAGAGCGTTTTTCTACAAATCCATCCGGAACACGTGCCTGAACTTGATCCGTCATCAACAAGTACATCAAAAATACCTCACTGAAAACCTGCAATACCTCGAAAGCGACGACTTCATGCACGAAACGATCATGAAAAAAGAGATTTTTCATATCATTCACAACGAGATTAAGTATTTGACGGCAATGGAACAAAAAGTATTACTACTTGCCCTGGACGAGAAGTCAAATGAAGAGATCGCCCAAGAACTGGGAATTGCCGTTTCTACTGTGAAAAGCCATAAAGCCAAAAGTTATGCAGAGTTAAGAGAGAAACTAAAATATTTAAAAACTCTACTTATTTTAGTATCTTGA
- the nim gene encoding NimABCDEF family 5-nitroimidazole reductase produces MFREMRRKRQLLPPEESVAILERMTNGTLALHGDDDYPYAVPVSYVYIDGRIYFHCAMKGHKVDAIMQNDKVSFCVVERDDIKPAEFTTYFRSVIIFGKAHILTDEAGKRAVLKLLADKYSHGEPGWEAEIDKDFNHLLIVEIDIEHMTGKESIELVREKKTTSPSGCTRIGSSISNG; encoded by the coding sequence ATGTTCAGAGAAATGCGCCGTAAACGGCAGTTATTGCCACCTGAAGAGAGTGTGGCTATCCTTGAAAGAATGACTAACGGAACATTGGCCCTCCACGGAGACGATGATTATCCATATGCAGTTCCTGTCAGTTATGTGTATATCGATGGCAGGATATATTTTCACTGTGCCATGAAAGGACACAAGGTGGATGCCATCATGCAGAATGACAAAGTATCGTTTTGCGTGGTGGAACGGGATGACATCAAGCCTGCCGAGTTTACCACATATTTTCGGAGCGTAATTATTTTCGGTAAAGCCCATATCCTAACGGACGAGGCGGGGAAACGTGCAGTCTTGAAATTATTGGCAGACAAGTATTCTCATGGCGAACCGGGTTGGGAAGCGGAAATAGACAAAGACTTTAACCATCTGCTGATAGTGGAGATTGACATTGAACACATGACAGGCAAAGAGTCTATCGAATTAGTCAGAGAGAAAAAAACGACCTCTCCATCCGGTTGCACCCGTATCGGGAGCAGTATCTCCAATGGATGA
- a CDS encoding PCMD domain-containing protein encodes MKQFTRNTIKTLCLGIILGTSVLSMAQTTGKENEKLIPFGDFNSWMVRIIDESFVIGGNTKTLYEVAPVDTIRGDKPYISSTVSPWRTSNVMAKVSGVTKCSISVFPEKRDDGYCVRVETLMEKCKVLGIVNITVLVPGTIYLGQMHEPIKDTKNPQSKLNAGIPFTETPNAIVFDYKMETPGTDHRIKATGFSKIVDVAGRDSAEVYMILQKRWEDENGNVYAKRIGTAIERLSENTPDWKNDHRLNVLYGDPANQPGSKSYMQLIPKEQSLYCINSKGKSVPVEEIGWGDTNDKPTHLFLRVSSSYGEAYIGTVGNKLWVDNVRLAY; translated from the coding sequence ATGAAACAATTTACACGTAATACTATAAAAACGCTATGCCTGGGAATTATTCTGGGAACAAGCGTCTTATCCATGGCACAAACGACAGGAAAAGAAAATGAAAAATTAATCCCATTCGGGGACTTCAATAGCTGGATGGTACGCATCATTGATGAATCATTTGTCATTGGTGGTAACACGAAAACCCTCTACGAGGTTGCCCCGGTGGACACTATTCGAGGAGACAAACCCTATATCAGTTCCACGGTTTCCCCGTGGAGAACGTCCAACGTCATGGCAAAAGTCAGTGGAGTCACGAAATGCAGTATCTCCGTTTTCCCGGAGAAAAGAGATGACGGCTATTGTGTACGTGTCGAAACGCTCATGGAGAAATGTAAAGTACTGGGTATCGTGAACATCACCGTACTTGTACCGGGTACAATTTACCTGGGACAGATGCACGAACCGATCAAAGACACGAAGAACCCGCAAAGTAAACTGAACGCCGGAATTCCTTTCACGGAAACTCCGAACGCAATTGTATTTGACTACAAAATGGAGACCCCGGGAACAGATCACCGAATCAAAGCAACCGGTTTCAGCAAAATTGTTGACGTGGCGGGTCGAGATTCCGCCGAAGTATACATGATCCTTCAAAAACGTTGGGAAGACGAGAATGGTAACGTATATGCCAAACGGATCGGTACAGCCATAGAACGCCTTTCCGAAAATACTCCCGACTGGAAAAACGACCACAGACTGAACGTACTTTACGGGGACCCGGCAAATCAACCTGGTAGTAAATCCTACATGCAATTAATCCCCAAAGAACAATCTTTATACTGCATCAACAGCAAGGGAAAATCCGTACCGGTGGAAGAAATTGGTTGGGGTGATACGAATGATAAACCCACGCATTTATTCTTACGTGTATCTTCCAGCTATGGAGAAGCTTACATTGGTACCGTGGGAAATAAACTTTGGGTGGATAACGTTCGGTTGGCTTATTAA
- a CDS encoding NAD(P)H-dependent flavin oxidoreductase translates to MKKLNIGNLSISVPIVQGGMGVGISLSGLASAVANEGGVGVISSAGLGLLYRNLSKDYIQASIMGLKEELRKAREKTKGVIGVNVMVAMSNFADMVKTAIAEKADIIFSGAGLPLNLPSFLQKDSVTKLVPIVSSARAARVITEKWHNLYNYLPDAFVVEGPKAGGHLGFKDEQINDEHFSLEHILPEVIDEVKDIETHYGKNIPVIVAGGIYTGEDIKRFMDMGAAGVQMGTRFVTTEECDASDIFKQTYIEAKQEDIQIIKSPVGMPGRAIFSKFIQKVKEGQKQPKTCMCKCIKTCDISKSPYCIIAALYNAFKGNMDNGYAFAGANAFRATKIVSVKETFRSLLDEFNRAINK, encoded by the coding sequence ATGAAAAAATTAAACATTGGGAATCTCTCAATTTCAGTTCCCATTGTACAAGGTGGTATGGGTGTTGGTATATCACTTTCAGGATTAGCGTCTGCGGTGGCAAATGAGGGAGGAGTTGGTGTGATTTCCAGTGCGGGATTAGGTTTGTTATATCGGAATTTATCCAAAGATTATATTCAGGCTAGTATCATGGGTTTGAAGGAAGAACTTCGTAAAGCTCGTGAGAAAACAAAGGGTGTGATTGGCGTGAATGTCATGGTTGCCATGTCTAATTTTGCGGATATGGTGAAGACTGCGATTGCTGAAAAAGCGGATATTATTTTCTCCGGAGCGGGATTGCCGTTGAATTTGCCGAGTTTCTTGCAAAAGGATAGCGTGACCAAGTTGGTACCGATTGTTTCTTCTGCACGTGCCGCAAGGGTTATTACCGAGAAGTGGCATAATTTGTATAATTACCTGCCGGATGCGTTTGTCGTGGAGGGGCCGAAAGCGGGGGGACACCTAGGGTTCAAGGACGAGCAGATTAATGATGAACATTTTTCGCTGGAACATATCTTACCGGAAGTGATTGACGAGGTGAAGGATATTGAAACGCATTACGGGAAGAATATTCCGGTAATCGTGGCTGGTGGAATTTACACGGGTGAAGATATTAAACGTTTTATGGATATGGGAGCAGCTGGGGTACAGATGGGTACTCGTTTCGTGACCACGGAAGAATGTGATGCCTCCGATATTTTCAAACAGACTTATATCGAGGCAAAACAGGAAGATATACAAATTATCAAAAGTCCGGTGGGAATGCCGGGTCGGGCGATATTCAGCAAGTTTATCCAAAAGGTGAAGGAAGGGCAGAAACAGCCTAAAACGTGTATGTGCAAGTGTATCAAAACGTGTGATATAAGCAAGAGTCCTTATTGCATTATTGCGGCTCTGTACAACGCTTTCAAGGGAAATATGGATAATGGTTATGCTTTTGCCGGGGCGAATGCCTTCCGGGCTACGAAGATTGTTTCCGTGAAAGAGACTTTCCGTTCTTTATTGGACGAGTTTAATCGTGCTATCAATAAATAA
- a CDS encoding phosphatase PAP2 family protein, translating into MLESLQALDRTVFLALNGMHTPYWDSFMYIFTSKLVWIPLYVSILYVLYKNMNIRMVIFTTLMFALLVALADQTCSSILRPIFERPRPSRDPAIADIVHIVNGKRGGKFGFPSCHAANTFALACFMMLLFKNRALTTFFMLWAIVTCYTRIYVGVHYPGDLLFGTLVGFAAGAVTYGIYRFCLRIDGIANGVRFHQDRKLVKHPSHMQYTSIIIYTGLLTIAIFAVYSIWWRT; encoded by the coding sequence ATGTTAGAATCACTACAAGCACTAGATCGTACGGTATTTCTTGCCTTAAACGGAATGCACACTCCTTATTGGGATTCCTTCATGTACATATTCACGAGTAAACTCGTATGGATTCCTCTTTACGTATCCATCCTGTACGTCTTGTATAAAAACATGAACATCCGAATGGTCATATTTACAACCCTCATGTTTGCTCTCCTTGTCGCATTAGCAGATCAGACGTGTAGTTCCATTTTACGGCCCATATTCGAGCGGCCCCGGCCTTCACGAGACCCGGCCATCGCCGACATCGTGCATATTGTCAACGGGAAACGAGGAGGAAAATTCGGGTTCCCCTCCTGCCATGCGGCCAACACGTTCGCTCTGGCTTGTTTCATGATGTTATTATTCAAAAACAGGGCTTTAACAACTTTTTTCATGCTATGGGCTATCGTGACTTGTTACACGAGAATATACGTGGGGGTACATTATCCCGGTGACTTACTTTTCGGAACGCTTGTTGGTTTTGCCGCAGGAGCTGTCACTTATGGAATATACCGTTTCTGTCTTCGCATAGACGGCATTGCCAACGGGGTAAGATTCCACCAAGATCGTAAACTCGTGAAACATCCTTCTCATATGCAATACACGTCAATCATCATTTACACGGGATTACTCACGATTGCCATATTCGCCGTGTACAGTATCTGGTGGAGAACGTGA
- the ispE gene encoding 4-(cytidine 5'-diphospho)-2-C-methyl-D-erythritol kinase, translated as MVIFPNAKINIGLFVTEKRSDGFHNLETVFYPIDLRDILEITEMKGEKGRCVFTSTGIPIDCPPEKNLVSKAYAILAAEYDLPSVDVHLHKIIPYGAGLGGGSADAAFMLVGLNQLFSLGLNEEQLMGYAARVGSDCPFFVLNHPVFAFGKGELMESIDLSLKDYHMVLVKPNRGVSTPEAYRGITPRAASFDLRELGKLPVEQWTGVIVNDFEDSVIPKVPEIEEVKNILRDLGAIYVSMTGSGSAVYGLFRHPVEVEKAFPEYFVWQSE; from the coding sequence ATGGTAATATTTCCGAATGCAAAGATTAATATAGGGTTGTTCGTCACGGAGAAGAGATCGGATGGGTTTCATAACCTGGAAACTGTTTTTTATCCGATTGATCTTCGGGATATATTGGAAATCACTGAGATGAAGGGAGAGAAAGGGCGTTGCGTTTTTACTTCCACGGGAATCCCGATAGATTGCCCGCCGGAAAAAAATTTGGTGAGCAAGGCATACGCTATTCTGGCTGCCGAGTACGATTTGCCCTCGGTGGATGTGCATTTGCATAAGATCATACCATACGGTGCCGGACTGGGTGGTGGCTCTGCCGATGCCGCTTTTATGCTGGTTGGGTTGAATCAGCTTTTTTCCTTGGGGTTGAACGAGGAACAATTAATGGGATATGCGGCCCGGGTGGGCAGTGATTGTCCTTTTTTCGTTTTGAATCATCCCGTGTTTGCTTTTGGGAAAGGCGAGTTGATGGAATCGATAGATTTGTCATTAAAGGACTATCATATGGTACTCGTGAAACCGAATCGGGGAGTTTCTACTCCCGAGGCATACCGGGGAATAACGCCTCGTGCAGCCTCTTTTGATTTGCGAGAATTGGGAAAATTGCCGGTAGAGCAATGGACCGGGGTGATTGTGAATGATTTTGAAGATTCCGTGATTCCTAAAGTCCCGGAGATAGAAGAAGTAAAGAATATATTACGGGATTTGGGTGCGATTTATGTTTCCATGACTGGAAGTGGATCAGCCGTTTACGGATTGTTCCGTCATCCCGTGGAGGTAGAAAAGGCGTTTCCGGAATATTTCGTGTGGCAAAGCGAGTGA
- a CDS encoding HdeD family acid-resistance protein, producing MTTTSATTSTGPKGFRWLYLILGIVLFVFGIGIIRHPVASYFGLAMYFSIVIIVIGISEIMNAFAGGNSRHWGWGLFIGLLDLIIGFILLIHPIITEDILPYIVGFILMFKSIDYIAESLQMSSLKIRGWGWIFIAGIITLFFSFMIVFYPLFGIFNIIIWTGLSFIFAGISSFIYTFVGRG from the coding sequence ATGACTACAACAAGTGCAACAACATCTACTGGCCCCAAGGGATTCAGATGGTTATACCTCATTCTAGGTATCGTGTTATTCGTATTTGGCATTGGTATTATCCGGCACCCGGTGGCTTCCTACTTCGGACTGGCCATGTATTTCAGTATCGTTATCATTGTTATCGGAATCAGTGAAATCATGAACGCTTTTGCAGGCGGTAACTCCCGGCATTGGGGATGGGGATTGTTCATCGGGTTACTTGACCTGATTATCGGTTTTATCCTATTGATCCACCCGATCATCACAGAAGACATACTTCCTTACATCGTCGGCTTTATTCTCATGTTCAAAAGCATTGATTACATTGCCGAATCATTACAGATGTCATCACTAAAAATCAGAGGCTGGGGATGGATATTCATCGCAGGAATCATCACCTTGTTCTTTTCCTTCATGATCGTCTTTTACCCCCTATTCGGAATATTTAACATCATCATCTGGACCGGTCTTAGCTTCATCTTCGCCGGAATATCCTCATTTATATACACCTTTGTAGGAAGAGGGTAA